From Brevibacterium ihuae, the proteins below share one genomic window:
- a CDS encoding helix-turn-helix transcriptional regulator, with the protein MSDLTDERGILYPSALPRFHRHPAPDDLSDRIRWIWIPVWNLPPGKTSRQDVLPFPASNLVVEPGGESLVGPTTGASHRELSGSGWAVGALLRPAGIAALHPAPGAIADSEVPFPAPALHRTVANAMRDGGDAPGRERAVEALTAWVRENLAPPDEGGRLANAMEDLIAADRTLVRVDEVAERLGISTRGVQRIAQRYVGLAPLTIIRRYRLQEAAQRLREEPALSIARVAAELGYSDHAHLSTDFRRVLGFTPRSYRSDPGHERGQPHWDGSTDGSVTRARRQ; encoded by the coding sequence ATGAGCGATCTCACCGATGAGCGGGGGATCCTCTACCCCTCAGCGCTCCCGCGCTTCCACCGGCATCCGGCTCCCGACGACCTGAGTGACCGGATCCGCTGGATCTGGATCCCGGTGTGGAACCTCCCGCCCGGAAAGACGTCACGACAGGACGTGCTGCCGTTCCCCGCCTCGAACCTCGTTGTCGAACCCGGCGGGGAGTCCCTCGTCGGACCCACCACCGGGGCATCCCATCGCGAGCTCAGCGGCAGCGGTTGGGCGGTCGGTGCGCTGCTGCGGCCCGCCGGGATCGCGGCTCTGCACCCCGCGCCCGGGGCCATCGCCGACTCCGAGGTGCCATTCCCTGCACCCGCACTGCACCGGACGGTCGCGAACGCGATGCGCGACGGCGGCGACGCTCCCGGCCGCGAACGCGCCGTCGAGGCCCTCACGGCGTGGGTGCGTGAGAACCTCGCACCGCCGGACGAGGGCGGACGGCTCGCCAATGCCATGGAGGACCTCATCGCCGCTGACCGCACACTCGTCCGGGTCGACGAGGTCGCCGAGCGCCTCGGGATCTCGACCCGAGGAGTGCAGCGGATCGCGCAGCGGTACGTCGGCTTGGCGCCGCTCACCATCATCCGCCGCTACCGGCTCCAGGAAGCCGCGCAGCGCCTCCGTGAGGAACCGGCGCTGTCGATCGCACGGGTCGCCGCCGAACTCGGCTACTCCGATCATGCCCACCTGAGCACCGACTTCCGCCGCGTGCTCGGGTTCACCCCGCGGTCCTACCGCAGTGACCCCGGGCATGAGCGCGGGCAACCGCACTGGGACGGCTCCACCGACGGTTCGGTCACTCGGGCCCGACGACAGTGA
- a CDS encoding VOC family protein encodes MNTHDTLRFGVTGDHTTDGIPHGSTSLTPFLALEGAGDALEFYRSVFGARVVDSTEMSGVIVHAELDFGSGRMQIGEPSPDYGMVPAPGGDQACYSMGLYCSDVDAIVDRATRAGATVREPVSTFVSGDRFASIRDPFGVRWSIMSRVEDLSEEESSRRIAAWAAEQESAG; translated from the coding sequence ATGAATACACATGACACGCTCCGTTTCGGAGTCACCGGAGACCACACCACCGACGGGATCCCCCACGGTTCGACGAGCCTGACGCCGTTCCTCGCCCTCGAGGGTGCAGGCGATGCCCTCGAATTCTATCGCTCGGTGTTCGGCGCGCGCGTCGTCGATTCCACCGAGATGAGCGGCGTCATCGTCCACGCCGAGCTCGATTTCGGCAGCGGCAGGATGCAGATCGGCGAGCCCAGCCCGGATTACGGCATGGTCCCGGCCCCGGGCGGCGACCAGGCCTGCTACTCGATGGGACTGTACTGCTCCGACGTCGACGCGATCGTCGACCGAGCCACCCGGGCCGGAGCGACCGTGCGCGAGCCGGTGAGCACCTTCGTCTCCGGGGACCGCTTCGCCTCGATCCGCGATCCGTTCGGTGTTCGCTGGTCGATCATGTCCCGGGTGGAGGACCTCTCCGAGGAGGAGAGCAGCCGTCGCATCGCCGCCTGGGCTGCCGAACAGGAGTCCGCCGGGTGA
- a CDS encoding nitroreductase, with protein MDTDVTPSTPAPGSATAERAMTYDEVVLGRRTIRGFTDEPVSRAVLEEIIGLAIRSPSSLNSQPWNFTVITGEPLERIRAGNVERNLAGIPESREFRGSDPYQGEHRERQIGVAKQLFAAMGIAREDKPARQDWVLRGFRQFDAPACIIVTYDRVLHGGDIPVFDCGAVATALVNAAWSRGLGCCVNSQGIMQSPVVREEAGIAEDQVIMIAIAIGHPDESVPANSVVSRRKSVAEATTFIGFDGPAA; from the coding sequence ATGGACACCGACGTCACCCCGAGCACACCCGCCCCCGGATCCGCGACCGCAGAGCGCGCGATGACCTACGACGAGGTGGTGCTTGGCAGACGGACGATCCGCGGATTCACCGACGAACCCGTCTCCCGGGCCGTCCTCGAGGAGATCATCGGGCTCGCGATCCGCTCGCCCTCCTCCCTCAACAGCCAGCCGTGGAACTTCACCGTCATCACCGGCGAGCCCCTCGAGCGGATCCGGGCCGGCAACGTCGAGCGCAACCTCGCCGGCATCCCGGAGTCGCGCGAGTTCCGCGGCTCCGACCCGTATCAGGGCGAGCACCGCGAGCGGCAGATCGGCGTGGCCAAGCAGCTGTTCGCCGCGATGGGCATCGCCCGGGAGGACAAGCCCGCGCGCCAGGACTGGGTGCTCCGCGGCTTCCGTCAGTTCGACGCCCCGGCCTGCATCATCGTCACCTACGACCGCGTGCTCCACGGCGGGGACATCCCGGTGTTCGACTGCGGCGCCGTCGCCACCGCGCTCGTCAACGCCGCGTGGTCCCGCGGGCTCGGCTGCTGCGTGAACTCGCAGGGCATCATGCAGTCCCCGGTGGTGCGCGAGGAGGCCGGCATCGCCGAGGACCAGGTCATCATGATCGCGATCGCCATCGGCCATCCGGACGAGTCGGTCCCGGCGAACAGCGTGGTCTCGCGGCGCAAGTCGGTCGCGGAGGCGACGACGTTCATCGGGTTCGACGGTCCGGCGGCCTGA
- a CDS encoding ABC transporter ATP-binding protein: MTDERTSPPPARLRDLLTYLAEHRGVLIVVLAISLLGAGLNLAQPIVVNRVIDAVGAGAGFGGMVVVLVGLVIAPGITDAVQQYMLGRTAEGVVFSARRRLLGRLLRLPVKEYDTRRTGDLVSRVGSDTTMVREALTGGLVEAVSGALVFTGALIAMALLNLTLLGITAAVVLVAVVSVTLVSARIQALTLESQEALGRVSSGVERALSGVRTIRAAGATAREGAALVEDAGTAYRLGVRIVRISALLWPVSGLAIQAAFLAVLGVGGYRVAAGSLSVADLVTFILFLFMMLMPLGTAFGAVITVRTALGALARIEEVLNLPAESDDEVRAASHRVDGTEQPQSADLVEFDRVSFAYRGGEPVLREASFTLPHGSTTALVGPSGAGKSTALALIERFYDPTGGSISVDGVDIRDIPRAELRARIGYVEQDAPVLAGTIRDNLLLAAPEADEERCRRVLGDVNLLERIDQHPQGLDAVVGDDGAGLSGGERQRLAIARALLADAPLLLLDEPTASLDARNESAMRSAIRSAAVGRTVVIIAHRLATVADADQIVVLDDGRVTASGTHEELLETSGLYRDLARRQLLVR, translated from the coding sequence ATGACGGACGAACGGACCTCTCCCCCACCCGCCCGCCTGCGGGATCTGCTCACCTACCTCGCCGAGCACCGCGGCGTGCTCATCGTCGTCCTCGCGATCTCCCTGCTCGGCGCTGGGCTCAACCTCGCGCAGCCGATCGTGGTGAACCGGGTCATCGATGCGGTCGGTGCCGGGGCGGGATTCGGCGGCATGGTTGTCGTCCTCGTCGGACTCGTCATCGCTCCGGGAATCACCGACGCGGTCCAGCAATACATGCTCGGCCGGACCGCCGAGGGGGTCGTGTTCAGCGCGCGTCGGCGCCTGCTCGGCAGGCTCCTCCGGCTCCCGGTGAAGGAGTATGACACCCGCCGGACCGGGGATCTCGTCTCCCGCGTCGGCTCGGACACGACCATGGTGCGCGAGGCGCTCACCGGGGGTCTGGTCGAGGCGGTGAGCGGTGCCCTCGTCTTCACCGGAGCGCTCATCGCAATGGCCCTGCTCAATCTGACGCTGCTCGGCATCACGGCGGCCGTCGTCCTCGTCGCGGTCGTCAGCGTGACGCTGGTGAGCGCGCGGATCCAGGCGCTGACCCTGGAATCGCAGGAGGCGCTGGGCCGAGTCTCCTCCGGCGTCGAGCGGGCGCTCTCCGGGGTGCGGACGATCCGCGCCGCCGGCGCCACCGCGCGCGAGGGGGCCGCGCTCGTGGAGGACGCGGGGACTGCGTATCGCCTCGGGGTGAGGATCGTGCGGATCAGCGCCCTGCTGTGGCCGGTCAGCGGACTCGCCATCCAGGCGGCGTTCCTCGCCGTGCTCGGCGTCGGCGGCTATCGCGTCGCCGCCGGCTCCCTGTCGGTGGCCGACCTCGTCACCTTCATCCTCTTCCTCTTCATGATGCTCATGCCGCTGGGGACCGCATTCGGCGCGGTCATCACGGTGCGCACAGCACTCGGTGCGCTCGCCCGCATCGAGGAGGTGCTCAATCTGCCCGCCGAGAGCGATGACGAGGTCCGAGCCGCGTCGCACCGGGTGGACGGGACCGAGCAGCCGCAGTCAGCCGACCTGGTCGAATTCGATCGCGTGTCGTTCGCCTACCGCGGTGGCGAGCCCGTTCTCCGGGAAGCGAGCTTCACGCTTCCCCACGGATCGACGACGGCACTCGTCGGACCATCCGGGGCGGGCAAGTCGACTGCCCTCGCGCTCATCGAACGCTTCTACGATCCGACAGGCGGGTCGATCTCCGTCGACGGGGTCGACATCCGCGACATCCCCCGCGCTGAGCTCCGCGCCCGAATCGGGTACGTCGAGCAGGATGCTCCCGTGCTCGCCGGGACCATCCGCGACAACCTCCTCCTCGCCGCTCCCGAGGCGGACGAGGAACGGTGCCGGCGTGTGCTCGGCGACGTCAACCTGCTCGAACGCATCGACCAGCACCCGCAGGGACTCGATGCGGTCGTCGGTGATGACGGGGCGGGCCTCTCCGGCGGGGAGCGCCAGCGGCTTGCGATCGCCCGGGCGCTCCTGGCCGACGCCCCGCTGCTCCTGCTCGATGAGCCGACCGCGAGCCTCGACGCACGGAACGAGTCCGCGATGCGCAGCGCGATCCGCTCCGCCGCGGTCGGGCGCACGGTCGTCATCATCGCCCATCGCCTGGCAACCGTTGCCGACGCGGATCAGATCGTCGTGCTCGACGACGGCCGGGTCACCGCGTCCGGCACCCATGAGGAACTTCTCGAGACGAGCGGCCTCTACCGGGACCTCGCCCGCCGGCAGCTGCTCGTGCGGTAG
- a CDS encoding MFS transporter: MTDRPRGGMAALCAAQLTSWGLLYYSLPVAVVPISEETGWSHTTITGALAAGLLVSALLGVRVGRSLDHRGPRSVMTTGSIIGVLALLLVAWSPNLVLFYAAWLVAGFAQSAVLYPPAFAVITRWYGPRRVGPLTTLTLVGGFASTVFAPLVALLVDTLGWRTGYVAMAGILAVITIPLHALLLNRAWSDAPPTRGSARATAEVRAVTRSARFRILQVTMAVATFTLFAVTINIIPMFLERGMSYGLAATALGLVGAGQVFGRIGYPQFARATSPRARTATVFVLGAGALWLLALLPGPAWLLIAVAVLAGAVRGCHTLLQATAVSDRWGTKNFAAINGVFVAPMTAVGAVALVAGPGLAELVGGYPVMAVVMAALLSGAALMALREPQPRPAPEAP, encoded by the coding sequence ATGACCGACCGACCCCGGGGCGGGATGGCCGCTCTCTGCGCCGCCCAGCTCACGAGCTGGGGCCTGCTCTACTACTCGCTGCCCGTCGCCGTCGTTCCGATCTCCGAAGAGACCGGGTGGAGCCATACGACGATCACCGGCGCGCTTGCCGCCGGCCTCCTCGTCTCCGCGCTGCTCGGCGTCCGGGTGGGGCGGAGCCTCGACCACCGCGGCCCCCGTTCGGTGATGACCACGGGGTCGATCATCGGGGTGCTCGCACTCCTCCTCGTCGCCTGGTCGCCGAACCTCGTGCTGTTCTATGCGGCGTGGCTCGTCGCGGGCTTCGCGCAGTCGGCGGTCCTCTACCCGCCCGCATTCGCCGTCATCACCCGCTGGTACGGCCCGCGCCGGGTCGGCCCGCTCACCACCCTCACGCTCGTCGGCGGGTTCGCCTCGACGGTGTTCGCCCCGCTCGTCGCGCTGCTCGTCGACACCCTGGGATGGCGCACCGGCTACGTCGCCATGGCCGGCATCCTCGCGGTCATCACCATCCCGCTCCATGCGCTCCTCCTCAACCGCGCCTGGTCCGATGCGCCCCCGACCCGCGGATCGGCGCGGGCGACCGCGGAGGTCCGCGCGGTCACCCGGTCGGCGCGATTCCGGATCCTCCAGGTGACGATGGCGGTCGCGACGTTCACCCTCTTCGCGGTGACGATCAACATCATCCCGATGTTCCTCGAGCGCGGGATGTCCTACGGGCTCGCCGCGACCGCGCTCGGCCTCGTCGGGGCCGGCCAGGTGTTCGGGCGCATCGGGTACCCGCAGTTCGCCCGCGCCACGAGCCCCCGGGCGCGGACGGCCACCGTGTTCGTCCTCGGCGCCGGTGCGCTCTGGCTCCTCGCCCTGCTGCCGGGTCCGGCCTGGCTCCTCATCGCCGTCGCCGTGCTCGCCGGCGCCGTCCGCGGATGCCACACCCTGCTCCAGGCGACGGCCGTGTCGGATCGCTGGGGGACGAAGAACTTCGCGGCGATCAACGGCGTCTTCGTCGCACCGATGACCGCCGTCGGCGCCGTCGCGCTCGTCGCCGGTCCGGGGCTGGCCGAACTCGTGGGCGGCTACCCGGTGATGGCCGTCGTCATGGCTGCGTTGCTCAGCGGGGCGGCCCTCATGGCGCTGCGGGAGCCGCAGCCGCGCCCGGCGCCCGAGGCTCCGTGA
- a CDS encoding EamA family transporter, which yields MTTTSSPRSPVSATAPTARSRAGWTAFAALSPAVWGTTYIVTTHLLPEGHPLFAALMRSLPAGLLAILLVRRLPHGSWWWKSLVLGTLNMGAFFPLLFLSAQLLPGGVAATLGATQPLVVAFLAVAILHERLSAWRVTWGIVGVVGIGLVVLGPAAALSPLGVLAGMAGAVSMGTGVVLTKRWGRPPGGSSLGLAGWQLTAGGLVLLVPALAIDGVPADIDGPAVVGYLWLGLMGALLTYTLWFSGIRRLPVTATALLGLLSPLVAAVLGAVIAGEALTPIQLVGFAVALTAMVAGQLPSPIRPTPSPRVPQKEITPS from the coding sequence ATGACCACGACGAGCTCGCCCCGCTCCCCCGTTTCAGCGACCGCACCGACCGCGCGTTCCCGCGCGGGGTGGACGGCGTTCGCCGCGCTCTCCCCGGCGGTGTGGGGCACGACGTACATCGTCACCACGCACCTGCTGCCCGAGGGTCACCCGCTGTTCGCCGCGCTCATGCGCTCCCTCCCCGCCGGCCTCCTCGCGATCCTGCTGGTCCGCCGGCTCCCGCACGGGAGCTGGTGGTGGAAGAGCCTCGTGCTCGGCACGCTCAACATGGGGGCCTTCTTCCCGCTGCTGTTCCTTTCCGCGCAGCTCCTGCCCGGCGGGGTCGCCGCGACGCTCGGCGCCACCCAGCCGCTCGTCGTGGCCTTCCTCGCCGTCGCGATCCTCCATGAGCGACTGTCCGCGTGGCGCGTGACCTGGGGAATCGTCGGCGTCGTCGGCATCGGTCTCGTCGTCCTCGGGCCCGCCGCCGCGCTCAGCCCGCTCGGGGTGCTCGCCGGGATGGCCGGCGCCGTGTCGATGGGCACCGGGGTCGTCCTCACGAAGCGCTGGGGTCGGCCGCCCGGAGGCTCGTCACTGGGCCTGGCCGGGTGGCAGCTCACCGCCGGCGGCCTGGTCCTCCTCGTCCCCGCTCTCGCCATCGACGGCGTGCCCGCCGATATCGACGGCCCGGCCGTCGTCGGGTACCTGTGGCTGGGGCTCATGGGCGCGCTGCTGACCTACACCCTGTGGTTCTCCGGCATCCGACGCCTGCCCGTCACCGCGACCGCGCTCCTCGGCCTGCTCTCCCCGCTCGTCGCCGCGGTCCTCGGCGCGGTGATCGCCGGCGAGGCTCTCACCCCGATCCAGCTGGTCGGGTTCGCCGTCGCGCTCACCGCGATGGTCGCCGGTCAGCTCCCCTCACCGATCCGTCCGACCCCGTCACCGCGGGTCCCGCAGAAGGAGATCACCCCATCATGA
- a CDS encoding LysR substrate-binding domain-containing protein codes for MELQQMRYVVAVAEERSFTRAAERCFVVQSALSHQIKALEHELGVTLFARSSRRVELTPSGRAFLPQARASLEAAERAVADSTAATGRISGTLALGVIPTVTAIDIAATLGAFHRDHPEVRIALRGGGSDTFVSAIGDGRLDVAVLGLPDTGPPQGVASRVLGRQRHVAVVSARHRLAGRRRVRLADLADEPFVDFSQGTPGRIQSDLAFRSAGLRREVAFEAMSTDLILDLVREDLVITLLPPAVVPEDPDLRTIAVTGGPTRIEYLAWSGFNPSPAAQAFVSRIRTADGE; via the coding sequence ATGGAGCTCCAGCAGATGCGGTACGTCGTCGCCGTCGCCGAGGAGCGCAGCTTCACCCGGGCGGCCGAAAGGTGCTTCGTCGTGCAGTCCGCGCTCAGCCATCAGATCAAGGCGCTCGAGCACGAACTCGGCGTCACCCTGTTCGCCCGCTCGAGCCGCCGGGTCGAGCTCACGCCGTCCGGTCGGGCGTTCCTGCCGCAGGCGCGGGCGAGCCTCGAAGCCGCCGAGCGCGCGGTGGCCGATTCCACGGCCGCCACCGGACGGATCAGCGGCACGCTGGCCCTCGGCGTCATCCCCACCGTCACCGCGATCGACATCGCGGCGACCCTCGGAGCCTTCCACCGGGATCACCCCGAGGTGCGGATCGCCCTGCGCGGAGGCGGCAGCGACACCTTCGTCTCCGCCATCGGCGACGGGCGGTTGGACGTCGCGGTGCTCGGACTCCCGGACACCGGTCCGCCGCAGGGCGTGGCGTCCCGGGTGCTCGGACGGCAGCGCCATGTCGCCGTCGTGTCCGCCCGCCACCGTCTCGCCGGGCGCAGGCGCGTGCGCCTCGCCGACCTCGCCGACGAACCGTTCGTCGACTTCTCACAGGGCACGCCCGGGCGGATCCAGTCGGACCTCGCCTTCCGGTCCGCCGGCCTGCGACGGGAGGTCGCGTTCGAGGCGATGAGCACCGATCTCATCCTCGACCTCGTCCGCGAGGACCTCGTCATCACCCTGCTCCCGCCCGCCGTGGTGCCCGAGGATCCCGACCTGCGCACCATCGCCGTCACCGGGGGTCCGACGCGCATCGAATACCTCGCCTGGAGCGGATTCAATCCCTCACCGGCGGCACAGGCATTCGTCAGCAGAATCCGAACTGCGGACGGAGAATGA
- a CDS encoding NAD(P)-dependent oxidoreductase: MRIAVFGATGMAGSATVAEALSRGHSVLALSRRPGAEPDRPGCRSRAVDIADRRAVDSVLAEVDAAVLAVRLPPGQESAVAGLTRGLLDAAARRGTRVLVIGGSAPLHSPGDPDRLLIDDPAYVPAAWRSVAAASLEQFRVCREHAFDDWVYLSPLTVFEPGERSGRYRRGTTTLLTDAHGRSRITAPDCAIAVVDELEHPGEDRHFTVVGPE; the protein is encoded by the coding sequence ATGAGAATCGCCGTGTTCGGCGCCACCGGGATGGCCGGCAGTGCCACCGTCGCCGAGGCCCTCAGCCGCGGCCATTCCGTCCTCGCCCTCTCCCGGCGCCCGGGTGCGGAACCGGATCGACCGGGGTGTCGATCCCGGGCCGTCGACATCGCCGACCGTCGGGCGGTCGATTCCGTGCTCGCCGAGGTCGACGCCGCGGTGCTCGCCGTCCGCCTGCCACCAGGTCAGGAGTCCGCCGTCGCGGGTCTCACCCGTGGGTTGCTCGATGCCGCCGCGCGTCGCGGCACGCGCGTCCTCGTCATCGGCGGATCCGCGCCGCTGCACTCCCCCGGCGACCCCGATCGCCTCCTCATCGACGACCCCGCATACGTGCCCGCAGCATGGCGCTCGGTCGCCGCGGCGAGCCTCGAGCAGTTCCGCGTGTGCCGCGAGCATGCGTTCGACGACTGGGTCTACCTCAGCCCGCTGACCGTGTTCGAACCCGGTGAGCGGTCCGGCAGGTACCGGCGCGGCACCACGACGCTCCTCACCGATGCGCACGGGCGCTCCCGCATCACTGCTCCGGATTGCGCCATCGCCGTCGTCGATGAGCTCGAGCACCCCGGGGAGGACCGGCACTTCACTGTCGTCGGGCCCGAGTGA
- a CDS encoding FAD-dependent oxidoreductase gives MSAAPSLTLPVAVIGAGPVGLAAAAHLLARDLEPIVFEAGPEPASAVSAWGHIRLFSPWRYDIDPAARALLERTGWTEPDLDHLPTGAELVADYLAPLAATPELRARIRTGSRVVAVSRDSLDRTRGRNRETTPFLVRVEDERGALTDHRVRAVIDASGTWSTPNPLGQAGLPAFGEDAARTAGSVTSPLPDVLGRDREEFADRHVLVVGAGHSAANTLLALAELRAAAPCTRISWAIRSASPESVYGGEDRDGLPARGALGSRLRSLVDGGAIDLHTEFTITALDSNGPLTVHADTPAGSVALDVDRVVPTTGFRPDLSMLREIRLDLDPVVEAPRELGPLIDPEFHSCGTVPPHGAALLAHPDPDFYIVGMKSYGRAPTFLMATGYEQVRSIAAALAGDRDAAERVELVLPETGVCSADLGTGVDADGGGAGCCAPAGSSAPAPASADDGGCCAPAADTCCSPSGSPRPVTLGIHTGTAHGRSAERADA, from the coding sequence GTGTCCGCTGCTCCCTCGCTCACCCTGCCCGTCGCCGTCATCGGAGCCGGCCCGGTCGGTCTCGCCGCAGCGGCGCACCTGCTCGCCCGCGATCTCGAGCCGATCGTGTTCGAAGCGGGTCCGGAGCCGGCCTCCGCCGTGAGCGCCTGGGGGCACATCCGCCTCTTCTCCCCGTGGCGGTACGACATCGACCCCGCCGCCCGCGCGCTCCTCGAGCGGACCGGCTGGACGGAACCCGACCTCGACCACCTCCCCACCGGAGCCGAGCTCGTCGCCGACTACCTCGCGCCGCTCGCCGCGACACCGGAGCTCCGCGCCCGGATCCGCACCGGCTCCCGGGTCGTCGCGGTCAGCCGCGACAGCCTCGACCGGACCCGCGGCCGTAACCGTGAGACCACACCCTTCCTCGTTCGGGTCGAGGACGAGCGCGGTGCTCTCACCGATCACCGCGTGCGTGCGGTGATCGACGCCTCGGGCACGTGGAGCACCCCGAATCCGCTCGGACAGGCCGGCCTGCCGGCCTTCGGCGAGGACGCGGCACGTACCGCCGGGTCCGTCACCTCGCCCCTGCCGGACGTCCTCGGCCGCGATCGGGAGGAGTTCGCCGACCGGCACGTCCTCGTCGTGGGAGCCGGGCACTCGGCTGCGAACACCCTGCTCGCGCTCGCCGAACTCCGCGCCGCGGCGCCGTGCACCCGGATCAGCTGGGCGATCCGATCCGCGAGTCCCGAATCGGTCTACGGCGGTGAGGACAGGGACGGCCTGCCTGCCCGCGGTGCCCTCGGCTCCCGTCTGCGCTCCCTCGTCGACGGCGGCGCGATCGACCTGCACACCGAGTTCACCATCACCGCGCTCGATTCGAACGGGCCTCTGACCGTCCATGCCGACACCCCGGCCGGGTCGGTCGCGCTCGATGTCGACCGGGTGGTGCCGACGACCGGATTCCGCCCCGATCTCAGCATGCTCCGCGAGATCCGCCTCGACCTCGATCCCGTCGTCGAGGCGCCGCGGGAGCTCGGACCGCTCATCGACCCCGAGTTCCACAGCTGCGGGACGGTGCCCCCGCACGGGGCCGCGCTGCTCGCCCACCCGGACCCGGACTTCTACATCGTCGGGATGAAGTCCTACGGCCGGGCACCGACCTTCCTCATGGCCACCGGTTACGAGCAGGTGCGTTCGATCGCGGCCGCGCTGGCCGGCGACCGGGACGCGGCCGAGCGCGTCGAGCTCGTTCTGCCGGAGACCGGGGTGTGCTCGGCCGATCTCGGCACCGGCGTCGACGCGGATGGCGGAGGCGCCGGGTGCTGTGCGCCAGCGGGCTCCTCGGCGCCGGCGCCCGCTTCCGCGGACGACGGCGGGTGCTGTGCCCCGGCCGCGGACACGTGCTGCTCGCCGAGCGGCTCCCCACGTCCGGTGACCCTCGGGATCCACACCGGCACGGCGCACGGGCGCAGCGCGGAGCGAGCGGACGCGTGA
- a CDS encoding GNAT family N-acetyltransferase, which translates to MEAADWPAVEEIYREGIATGQATFESAPPATWEDFSGSRPAAFRLVAVDEGSAVLGWVAATRVSAGDVYRGVIEHSVYVHPRAAGRGVAGVLLRELIRVAEDEGIWTIQGSLFPENTASVRLHESAGFRVVGRRERIAFMTYGPFAGRWRDTVIVERRSPVADPR; encoded by the coding sequence ATGGAGGCCGCGGACTGGCCGGCGGTCGAGGAGATCTACCGGGAGGGCATCGCCACCGGACAGGCGACGTTCGAATCGGCTCCCCCGGCGACCTGGGAGGACTTCTCCGGCTCGCGGCCTGCCGCCTTCCGGCTCGTCGCAGTCGACGAGGGGTCCGCGGTGCTCGGATGGGTGGCCGCCACCCGGGTGTCCGCGGGGGACGTGTACCGGGGGGTGATCGAGCACTCGGTCTACGTCCACCCGCGCGCCGCGGGCCGGGGTGTGGCCGGTGTGCTGCTGCGTGAGCTCATCCGGGTGGCCGAGGACGAGGGGATCTGGACGATCCAGGGTTCGCTGTTCCCCGAGAACACCGCGAGCGTCCGACTCCACGAGAGCGCCGGGTTCCGGGTCGTCGGCCGCCGGGAGCGGATCGCCTTCATGACGTACGGACCGTTCGCCGGCCGGTGGCGCGACACCGTCATCGTCGAGCGCCGCAGCCCCGTCGCGGACCCCCGCTGA
- a CDS encoding MFS transporter: MHSSSRRPAPRLGRRGYFWAAASVLALGLWSSGAPSVLYPIYAEQWDLAPVVVTSVFATYQLTLMVVLPLLGNLSDVYGRRWVMIAGIALIALSALVFAFAPNVLFLYAGRVLQGAGTGLTVGAATAALTENNPTGNPRVASTTATVATATGLACALVLSGVLAEHFPLPLVWSYIVLFVLALVSITALVLSPDDRPAVRARWSPQAPYVPAGIRLGFLIATLSVALAYCVGAIFLSLGATMIDQFTTADDTAVVGGLLGASAACIGLTGLFLGRARAGALVAAGALTTVLSLGLMAAASAFESLPLFFAWCIVGGIAYSLAFTGGLGVINRIAPDEHRGAVLSLLYLVAYILQALAAIGVGVLATTGTLSGAVAIAAVVLAAVCVAVLALLLVARRTGAA, from the coding sequence ATGCACAGCTCATCGCGCCGCCCCGCGCCCCGACTCGGACGGCGAGGGTACTTCTGGGCCGCCGCCTCCGTCCTCGCCCTGGGACTGTGGTCGTCCGGGGCGCCGAGCGTCCTCTATCCGATCTATGCGGAGCAGTGGGACCTCGCGCCGGTCGTCGTGACCTCGGTCTTCGCCACCTACCAGCTCACCCTCATGGTCGTGCTCCCGCTGCTCGGCAATCTGTCCGACGTCTACGGCAGGCGGTGGGTGATGATCGCCGGCATCGCGCTCATCGCGCTCTCCGCTCTCGTCTTCGCGTTCGCCCCGAACGTCCTCTTCCTCTACGCCGGGCGCGTCCTCCAGGGGGCGGGCACCGGTCTCACCGTGGGCGCGGCCACTGCAGCTCTCACGGAGAACAACCCCACCGGAAACCCGCGCGTCGCGAGCACGACCGCCACCGTCGCGACCGCGACCGGCCTCGCCTGCGCCCTGGTCCTCAGCGGCGTGCTCGCCGAGCACTTCCCGCTCCCGCTCGTGTGGAGCTACATCGTCCTCTTCGTCCTGGCTCTGGTGTCGATCACCGCTCTCGTCCTCAGCCCCGACGACCGGCCCGCCGTGCGCGCCCGGTGGAGTCCGCAGGCACCGTACGTTCCCGCGGGGATCCGCCTCGGATTCCTCATCGCGACCCTGTCCGTGGCGCTCGCGTACTGCGTCGGCGCGATCTTCCTCTCGCTCGGGGCGACGATGATCGACCAGTTCACCACCGCGGACGACACCGCTGTCGTCGGCGGACTGCTGGGCGCCTCGGCCGCCTGCATCGGGCTCACGGGACTGTTCCTCGGCCGCGCCCGTGCCGGCGCCCTCGTCGCCGCGGGGGCGCTGACGACCGTGCTCAGCCTGGGACTCATGGCCGCGGCGAGCGCATTCGAATCCCTGCCGCTGTTCTTCGCGTGGTGCATCGTGGGCGGCATCGCGTACTCGCTCGCGTTCACCGGTGGCCTCGGTGTGATCAACCGGATCGCTCCGGACGAGCACCGCGGCGCCGTGCTCTCCCTGCTCTACCTCGTCGCCTACATCCTCCAGGCGCTGGCCGCGATCGGCGTCGGGGTGCTCGCGACTACGGGCACGCTCAGCGGGGCGGTGGCCATCGCCGCCGTCGTGCTCGCCGCGGTCTGCGTCGCCGTCCTCGCACTCCTCCTTGTCGCCCGCCGGACAGGAGCGGCCTGA